Proteins co-encoded in one Brassica oleracea var. oleracea cultivar TO1000 chromosome C4, BOL, whole genome shotgun sequence genomic window:
- the LOC106340363 gene encoding uncharacterized protein LOC106340363, with product MASFLDKAASTFNEAKESVTATAESVGASLTEAQKTVAASAETVTTSLTDAGENAAASAETVKRSLTDAGETVAASTETVKSEAAAAPEKVSNVSTQAREVMDNVLSKGFEGLNTLLHGFEEKKTDISSKIVDVATKAVAGASSSTTVASRDVPISTDNQPLLAGECGAETTPWWKNCCGVLDLLKTSTSK from the exons ATGGCATCGTTCTTGGACAAGGCAGCTTCTACTTTTAACGAAGCCAAAGAATCTGTTACAGCCACCGCTGAATCCGTCGGTGCCTCTCTAACTGAGGCTCAGAAAACCGTCGCAGCCTCCGCTGAAACTGTGACGACCTCTCTAACCGATGCTGGAGAAAACGCTGCAGCCTCCGCGGAAACCGTCAAGAGGTCTTTAACCGATGCTGGAGAAACCGTTGCAGCCTCCACAGAAACGGTCAAGAGTGAAGCCGCAGCAGCACCAGAGAAAGTGTCTAATGTGTCAACACAG GCAAGAGAGGTAATGGACAATGTTTTATCAAAAGGTTTTGAAGGACTCAACACCTTGCTTCATGGTTTTGAGGAGAAGAAGACTGATATTTCCTCCAAGATCGTTGACGTTGCTACCAAGGCTGTTGCTGGTGCATCGAGCAGCACCACCGTCGCAAGCCGAGACGTTCCTATATCCACAGACAATCAG CCTTTGTTGGCTGGTGAGTGTGGGGCTGAGACGACTCCGTGGTGGAAAAATTGTTGTGGAGTTCTTGATCTTCTCAAGACATCTACTTCAAAATGA
- the LOC106338146 gene encoding uncharacterized protein LOC106338146 codes for METVAASTETVKSEAAAAPEKVSNVSTQAREVMDNVLSKGFEGLNTLLHGFEEKKTDISSKIVDVATKAVAGASSSTTVASRDVPISTDNQVTDLKQNSLYSQN; via the exons AAACCGTTGCAGCCTCCACAGAAACGGTCAAGAGTGAAGCCGCAGCAGCACCAGAGAAAGTGTCTAATGTGTCAACACAG GCAAGAGAGGTAATGGACAATGTTTTATCAAAAGGTTTTGAAGGACTCAACACCTTGCTTCATGGTTTTGAGGAGAAGAAGACTGATATTTCCTCCAAGATCGTTGACGTTGCTACCAAGGCTGTTGCTGGTGCATCGAGCAGCACCACCGTCGCAAGCCGAGACGTTCCTATATCCACAGACAATCAGGTCACAGATTTAAAGCAAAACTCTCTCTATTCTCAAAACTAA